One window of the Camelus ferus isolate YT-003-E chromosome 12, BCGSAC_Cfer_1.0, whole genome shotgun sequence genome contains the following:
- the SMARCD1 gene encoding SWI/SNF-related matrix-associated actin-dependent regulator of chromatin subfamily D member 1, producing the protein MAARAGFQSVAPSGGAGASGGAGAAAALGPGGTPGPPVRMGPAPGQGLYRSPMPGAAYPRPGMLPGSRMTPQGPSMGPPGYGGNPSVRPGLAQSGMDQSRKRPAPQQIQQVQQQAVQNRNHNAKKKKMADKILPQRIRELVPESQAYMDLLAFERKLDQTIMRKRLDIQEALKRPIKQKRKLRIFISNTFNPAKSDAEDGEGTVASWELRVEGRLLEDSALSKYDATKQKRKFSSFFKSLVIELDKDLYGPDNHLVEWHRTATTQETDGFQVKRPGDVNVRCTVLLMLDYQPPQFKLDPRLARLLGIHTQTRPVIIQALWQYIKTHKLQDPHEREFVICDKYLQQIFESQRMKFSEIPQRLHALLMPPEPIIINHVISVDPNDQKKTACYDIDVEVDDTLKTQMNSFLLSTASQQEIATLDNKIHETIETINQLKTQREFMLSFARDPQGFINDWLQSQCRDLKTMTDVVGNPEEERRAEFYFQPWAQEAVCRYFYSKVQQRRQELEQALGIRNT; encoded by the exons ATGGCGGCCCGGGCGGGTTTCCAGTCTGTGGCTCCGAGCGGCGGCGCCGGAGCCTCAGGAGGGGCGGGCGCGGCggctgccctgggcccaggcGGGACTCCAGGGCCTCCCGTGCGAATGGGCCCGGCGCCGGGTCAAGGGCTATACCGCTCCCCGATGCCCGGAGCGGCCTATCCG AGACCAGGTATGCTACCAGGCAGCCGAATGACACCTCAGGGACCTTCCATGGGACCCCCTGGCTATGGGGGGAACCCTTCAGTCCGACCTGGCCTAGCCCAGTCAGGGATGGACCAGTCCCGCAAGAGACCTGCACCTCAGCAGATCCAGCAGGTCCAGCAGCAGGCGGTCCAAAATCGGAACCACAA tgcaaagaaaaagaagatggcTGACAAAATTCTACCTCAAAGG ATTCGTGAACTGGTACCAGAATCCCAGGCCTACATGGATCTCTTGGCTTTTGAAAGGAAACTGGACCAGACTATCATGAGGAAACGGCTAGATATCCAGGAGGCCTTGAAACGTCCCATCAAG CAAAAACGGAAGCTGcgaattttcatttctaacactTTCAATCCGGCTAAGTCAGATGCCGAGGATGGGGAAGGGACGGTGGCTTCCTGGGAGCTTCGGGTAGAAGGACGGCTCCTGGAGGAT tCAGCCTTGTCCAAATATGATGCCACCAAACAAAAGAGGaagttctcttctttttttaagtctttggtGATTGAACTGGACAAAGACCTGTATGGGCCAGACAACCATCTGGTAGAA TGGCACAGGACCGCCACTACCCAGGAGACGGATGGCTTCCAGGTGAAACGACCAGGAGACGTGAATGTGCGGTGTACTGTCCTACTGATGCTGGATTACCAG CCCCCTCAGTTTAAATTAGACCCTCGTCTGGCTCGGCTCCTGGGCATCCACACCCAGACCCGTCCAGTGATCATCCAAGCACTGTGGCAATATATTAAGACACATAAGCTCCAGGACCCACATGAGCGGGAGTTTGTCATCTGTGACAAGTACCTCCAGCAG ATCTTTGAGTCTCAACGTATGAAGTTTTCAGAGATCCCCCAACGGCTCCACGCCTTGCTTATGCCTCCAGAGCCCATCATCATCAATCATGTCATCAG TGTTGACCCGAATGATCAGAAAAAGACAGCTTGTTATGACATTGATGTGGAAGTGGATGATACTTTGAAGACCCAGATGAATTCTTTCCTGCTGTCTACTGCCAGCCAGCAGGAGATTGCTACTCTAGACAACAAG atCCATGAGACAATAGAAACTATCAATCAGCTGAAGACCCAGCGGGAGTTCATGCTGAGCTTTGCCAGAGACCCTCAGGGTTTCATCAACGACTGGCTTCAGTCCCAGTGTCGGGACCTCAAG ACCATGACTGATGTTGTGGGTAACCCAGAGGAAGAGCGCCGAGCTGAGTTCTACTTCCAGCCTTGGGCACAGGAGGCCGTGTGCCGTTACTTCTACTCCAAG GTGCAGCAGAGACGACAAGAATTAGAGCAAGCCCTGGGAATCCGAAATACATAG